From Planctomycetota bacterium, a single genomic window includes:
- a CDS encoding error-prone DNA polymerase, with the protein PEEKTMPGLTAQQALEKLTWEGAARRYPEGVPDKVVGLLKHELGLIETLRYAPYFLTVNAIVAFARSKDILCQGRGSAANSAVCFVLGITSIDPDRNNLLFERFVSQERKEPPDIDVDFEHERREIVMQWVYETYGRDHSALCSTVVRYHTKGAVRDIGKALGLPEDVTKLLSSQVWGHGEGIDETRARELNLNLADRRLTLTLELARQLEGTPRHLSQHPGGFVLTHDRLDELVPIEPARMVDRQVIEWDKDDIDILKFMKVDVLALGMLTCMKRSFDLLAEHKGVTLDLATSPAEDPATYAMIRKADTIGVFQIESRAQMSMLPRLKPRTFYDLVIEVAIVRPGPIQGGMVHPYLRRREGLETAHYPGPEIEEVLGRTLGVPLFQEQAMQLAIVAAKFTPDQADGLRRAMAAWKRRGGAIYRYGVQLIDGMLSNGYTREFAERCFEQIKGFSEYGFPESHAASFAILVYVSSWLKCHHPGAFGAALLNSQPMGFYQPAQIVRDLREHGVEVREVDVNRSAWDCTLEDEGRAVRLGMRLVRGLARREAEKIAQAARARGPFGSVESLWRASGVRVGSLRSLARADAFTSMGLDGRRALWQVKPLRDESLPLFAHLDATDDAGLEHLPAIGASVRVLHDYTATGLSLKAHPVSFVRGHLDACGAIGAGDLRSERLCPAKRVVLVGGVVICRQRPSTASGVTFMTLEDETGVANLIFWRDTFERYRRVARHSTMLLVRGTVERQGEVVHVHVRHAESLDEHLEELPSLSRDFH; encoded by the coding sequence CCCGAAGAAAAGACGATGCCGGGCCTCACCGCCCAGCAGGCGCTCGAGAAGCTCACCTGGGAAGGGGCGGCGCGCCGCTATCCCGAAGGCGTGCCGGACAAGGTGGTGGGCCTCCTCAAGCACGAGCTCGGCCTGATCGAGACTCTGCGCTACGCGCCCTATTTCCTGACGGTGAACGCCATCGTGGCCTTCGCACGATCGAAGGACATTCTCTGTCAAGGCAGGGGCTCCGCCGCCAACTCGGCGGTCTGCTTCGTGCTCGGCATCACCAGCATCGATCCCGACCGCAACAATCTGCTGTTCGAGCGCTTCGTCAGCCAGGAGCGCAAGGAGCCGCCCGACATCGATGTCGACTTCGAGCATGAGCGGCGCGAGATCGTCATGCAGTGGGTCTACGAGACCTATGGCCGCGATCACAGCGCGCTGTGCTCGACCGTGGTGCGTTATCACACCAAGGGTGCCGTCAGGGACATCGGCAAGGCGCTCGGCCTGCCCGAAGACGTCACCAAGCTGCTCTCCTCGCAGGTCTGGGGTCACGGCGAGGGCATAGATGAGACCCGCGCCCGCGAGCTCAATCTCAACCTCGCCGACCGGCGGCTCACACTCACCCTCGAGCTGGCGCGGCAACTAGAAGGCACGCCGCGGCACCTGTCGCAGCATCCGGGCGGATTCGTCCTGACCCATGACCGCCTCGACGAGCTGGTGCCGATCGAGCCTGCGCGCATGGTCGACCGCCAGGTCATCGAATGGGACAAGGACGATATCGACATCCTCAAATTCATGAAGGTCGACGTCCTCGCCCTCGGAATGCTCACCTGCATGAAGCGCAGCTTCGACCTCCTGGCCGAGCACAAGGGCGTCACCCTCGACCTCGCCACCAGCCCGGCCGAGGATCCCGCGACCTACGCGATGATCCGCAAGGCGGACACGATCGGCGTCTTCCAGATCGAGAGCCGGGCGCAGATGTCGATGCTGCCGCGCCTGAAGCCCCGAACCTTCTACGACCTGGTGATCGAGGTGGCGATCGTTCGACCGGGGCCGATCCAGGGCGGGATGGTGCACCCGTACCTGCGCCGGCGGGAAGGGCTGGAGACGGCGCACTACCCGGGGCCGGAGATCGAGGAGGTGCTGGGACGGACGCTGGGCGTGCCGCTGTTCCAGGAGCAGGCGATGCAACTGGCGATCGTGGCGGCGAAGTTCACGCCCGACCAGGCCGACGGGCTGCGCCGGGCGATGGCGGCGTGGAAGCGTCGGGGCGGGGCGATCTACCGGTACGGGGTGCAGTTGATCGACGGGATGCTGTCGAACGGGTACACGCGCGAGTTCGCGGAGCGGTGCTTCGAGCAGATCAAGGGGTTCAGCGAGTATGGGTTCCCGGAGTCACACGCGGCGAGCTTCGCGATTCTGGTGTACGTGTCGTCGTGGCTCAAGTGCCACCATCCCGGGGCGTTCGGGGCGGCGCTGCTGAACAGCCAGCCGATGGGGTTCTACCAGCCGGCGCAGATCGTCCGCGACCTGCGCGAGCACGGGGTCGAGGTGCGCGAGGTGGACGTGAACCGCAGCGCGTGGGACTGCACGCTGGAGGACGAGGGGCGGGCGGTGCGGCTGGGGATGCGTCTGGTGCGGGGCCTGGCGCGCCGGGAGGCGGAGAAGATCGCGCAGGCCGCGCGGGCGCGGGGCCCGTTCGGATCGGTCGAGTCGCTGTGGCGGGCGTCGGGCGTGCGGGTCGGGTCGCTGCGGAGCCTGGCGCGGGCGGACGCGTTTACGTCGATGGGGCTGGACGGGCGGCGGGCGCTGTGGCAGGTGAAGCCGCTGCGGGACGAGTCGCTCCCGCTGTTCGCGCACCTGGACGCGACGGACGACGCGGGGCTGGAGCACCTGCCGGCGATCGGCGCCAGCGTGCGCGTGCTGCACGACTACACGGCGACGGGGCTGTCGCTCAAGGCGCACCCGGTGTCGTTCGTGCGCGGGCACCTCGACGCGTGCGGGGCGATCGGAGCGGGTGATCTGCGGAGCGAGCGCCTGTGCCCGGCGAAGCGGGTGGTGCTGGTCGGGGGCGTGGTGATCTGCCGCCAGCGTCCGAGCACGGCGTCGGGCGTGACGTTCATGACGCTCGAGGACGAGACGGGCGTGGCGAACCTCATCTTCTGGCGCGACACGTTCGAGCGGTACAGGCGGGTAGCGCGTCACAGCACGATGCTGCTCGTGCGCGGGACGGTGGAGCGTCAGGGCGAGGTCGTGCACGTGCACGTGCGCCACGCCGAGTCGCTGGACGAGCACCTGGAAGAACTGCCGTCGCTGTCGCGCGACTTCCACTGA
- a CDS encoding biotin/lipoyl-binding protein, protein MPETPPTPPLAPVDGPASHGAHAAVIAGAIVALMGGRPADVPRAVAMARHAPRRSEYEFTNHDPLGADRAPQAVVQPAEVRFMKLRVTVDGKSYDVEVEVRDAGVFASAASRVEGARVDASHLRANHAPAHAPVHTSPRPAPAEPAPPAEPARPPWHGLTVAGAGECVSPVPGVVTAVLVKPGDAVKARDPLVELEVSHLMATSDRPTVGTVRALEGGVIAEVSVRPGDPVKFGQLLVRVRTPAH, encoded by the coding sequence ATGCCCGAGACCCCGCCAACCCCGCCTCTCGCGCCCGTCGACGGCCCGGCCTCGCACGGTGCGCACGCCGCCGTCATCGCGGGCGCGATCGTCGCGCTGATGGGTGGGCGGCCCGCGGATGTTCCGCGTGCCGTCGCGATGGCGCGCCACGCGCCGCGTCGTTCCGAGTACGAGTTCACCAACCACGACCCGCTGGGCGCCGACCGCGCGCCGCAGGCCGTCGTGCAACCCGCCGAGGTCCGATTCATGAAACTCCGCGTCACGGTCGATGGCAAGTCGTACGACGTCGAGGTCGAGGTGCGGGACGCCGGCGTGTTCGCCTCCGCCGCCAGTCGCGTCGAGGGCGCTCGCGTCGACGCCTCGCACCTGCGCGCCAACCACGCGCCTGCCCACGCGCCGGTCCACACCTCGCCCCGCCCGGCGCCCGCCGAACCCGCCCCGCCCGCCGAGCCCGCACGCCCGCCGTGGCACGGGCTCACCGTCGCGGGCGCGGGCGAGTGCGTCTCGCCGGTGCCGGGGGTGGTCACCGCGGTGCTCGTCAAGCCCGGCGACGCCGTCAAGGCGCGCGACCCCCTCGTCGAGCTCGAAGTCTCGCACCTCATGGCGACGTCGGACCGCCCGACCGTCGGCACCGTCCGCGCGCTCGAGGGCGGCGTGATCGCCGAGGTCAGCGTCCGCCCCGGCGATCCCGTGAAGTTCGGCCAGTTGCTCGTGCGCGTCCGGACGCCCGCGCACTGA